From the genome of Anopheles moucheti chromosome 3, idAnoMoucSN_F20_07, whole genome shotgun sequence, one region includes:
- the LOC128302136 gene encoding protein sax-3-like translates to MQTRNSGYCASKTMRKSHPRPSNRWLTVCRYGKLADGVSKCSLNKFTIVGLWLLLMLHSAQALQNPRITEHPIDTTVPRHEPATLNCKAEGIPQPTIQWYKDGAPLKILQGSHRIALPAGGLFFLKVVNSRRESDAGVYWCEARNENGIARSRNATLQVAVLREEFRLEPQHTRAAQGETVLLECGPPKGIPEPTLSWRKNGQKLEVESSKRIRIVDGGNLAIQDVRQTDEGQYQCIAKNLVGVRESATAFLKVHVKPFLIRGPHDQTVVEGASVTFQCRVGGDPMPDVLWRRSASGGNMPLDRVHILEDRSLRLENVILDDEGEYSCEADNAVGAISATGTLTVHAPPHLSIRPVPQVVEAPHDVSFECKSEGRPKPTTFWSLEGNRTLIFPGTSFDRFETTYTQESLTVLTLSQTTKSDNGLVVVCSAVNSVGSISVRARLMVASQDDRPPPIIILGPTNQTLPAKSTVSLVCNAVGNPNPFISWYLDGNPVVPSERINVTENGTLLLRELEKSSDQGLYTCVASSRSGKSTWSAYLRVESPTNPNVNFYRAPEPSEFPSAPGKPQIVNINNSSITISWLPSIKSGASDINGYLIEVFSSDMAKGWTTVPYKISSTSYNYSPVSPNVSYIFIVRAENDQGLGIPSLMSDPVTIGREFNHGEDINLSEAQATLSSGQVVNLLEANATDATSVRLVWEIVNGQFVEGFYIYSRKINSNGTYRTLTVLHGGGASACTINGLEKFTEYEFFLVPFFKTIQGRPSNSRSTCTLEDVPTAPPINLEAVLLNTSAVYLKWDPPSNHTINGKLKHYHIIIRGYDVHNISKVLTNMTVDGDAPKLLLANLSAGVTYSVSIAASTKVGIGPYSIPSILRLDPHTRRLDHGYTRYPINHDYSHDILTQTWFIILLGSIIAIIVFLFGAIIIFRRIQFMKHSSLNNMHGNHAIGTVRKFPTLPLNPNGVWIDPGGGVWRQATDITKEVITDYAQVSAAPTLPLPDYERLSPLNMPDYAEVAGCSSFKNDLGQSDPCYDNYGAYASTTLVGRSVQLYAQNQFDGKNVYSAPTLATAAAAPGGCHYNNFINQQHQQRHQQQLQGQYGLHGPQQMHAQIQSQPHQQQIGVHDKRERDASGRPVGGGSMKSQKMNIIENRMADMLNNLNQCASTGPTASYSTGGGIGSSYGGSTVSNLNSGSHCSLLPAGQPMAASSTLTMDVMNGLSGSVPSGNGSAAGGPGGSSSVPHTPLFGTIKRTTKYNKIGYNKDNKLNFGDNGRSVEQPLFVKSKYDGTWSSVPSSVTTASATSINMINNSPYQQQQQQQQHHLLPLHPNTNGGHQQQPLTTTAGPPPPPPPPQSPAIQQAPSVVHHFPSGHHHPASVSSFHGGKDSSRSPSRISPTKHGMQTNNLDNHPIQECNNGASTITNGKEAATGFIGNTHHPLQHPNYLTGSTKTDNV, encoded by the exons GAGGAACAGTGGATACTGTGCTTCGAAAACAATGAGAAAATCCCATCCTCGACCATCGAACCGTTGGCTGACGGTATGCCGATATGGAAAACTTGCCGACGGCGTTAGCAAATGCAGTTTGAACAAATTCACTATAGTTGGACTTTGGTtactgctgatgctgcatTCTGCCCAAG CTCTTCAAAATCCACGAATAACAGAGCATCCAATAGACACCACCGTACCGCGTCATGAACCGGCCACTCTCAACTGCAAAGCGGAAGGAATACCCCAACCAACCATCCAGTGGTACAAGGATGGCGCCCCGTTGAAGATACTCCAGGGATCGCACCGAATAGCGCTGCCTgccggtggtttgttttttctgaAG GTTGTAAACTCCCGGAGAGAGAGCGACGCTGGTGTGTACTGGTGTGAGGCACGGAACGAGAACGGAATTGCCAGAAGTAGGAACGCTACCTTACAAGTAGCAG TACTACGAGAAGAATTTAGGCTCGAACCGCAGCATACTCGTGCGGCACAGGGTGAAACGGTACTGCTAGAATGTGGTCCACCAAAGGGTATTCCCGAGCCAACTTTATCGTGGCGAAAAAATGGCCAAAAGCTGGAAGTAGAATCCTCGAAAAGAATACGCATTGTAGATGGAGGTAATTTAGCGATTCAGGATGTACGGCAAACGGACGAAGGACAATACCAATGCATCGCGAAGAACTTAGTAGGCGTACGGGAGTCAGCGACCGCTTTTCTCAAAGTTCATG TGAAACCTTTTCTGATACGTGGCCCTCACGATCAAACTGTCGTCGAAGGTGCGTCTGTAACATTTCAATGTCGCGTTGGAGGAGATCCCATGCCGGACGTTCTATGGCGTCGATCCGCATCGGGAGGCAATATGCCATTAGACCGAGTGCACATCCTCGAAGATAGAAGTCTTCGCTTGGAAAATGTTATACTAGACGACGAGGGAGAGTACAGCTGTGAAGCGGATAATGCTGTAGGAGCCATCTCAGCGACTGGTACATTGACCGTCCATG CACCACCTCATCTTTCGATAAGGCCTGTGCCGCAGGTTGTTGAAGCACCGCACGACGTTTCGTTCGAATGCAAATCTGAAGGCCGACCGAAACCGACGACATTTTGGTCGCTCGAAGGCAATCGAACATTGATCTTTCCCGGCACGTCCTTTGATCGATTCGAAACGACATACACGCAGGAAAGCCTCACCGTTCTCACACTTTCACAAACTACGAAGTCTGACAATGGCCTCGTGGTTGTTTGTAGCGCCGTAAATAGTGTTGGTTCGATCAGTGTCCGAGCCCGGCTAATGGTTGCTTCGCAGGATGACCGACCACCACCGATCATTATTCTTGggccaaccaaccaaacccTTCCGGCCAAATCGACCGTATCGTTGGTTTGCAATGCCGTCGGTAATCCCAATCCGTTCATCTCCTGGTATCTGGACGGTAATCCTGTTGTTCCCTCGGAACGAATCAATGTAACGGAAAATGGGACGCTTTTGCTGCGCGAACTGGAAAAAAGTTCCGACCAGGGACTGTACACGTGTGTGGCAAGCAGTCGTAGTGGGAAATCTACCTGGAGTGCTTACTTACGCGTGGAATCACCAACAAATCCGAACGTTAATTTTTACCGCGCTCCGGAACCATCCGAATTTCCAAGCGCACCGGGAAAACCGCAAATCGTGAACATCAACAACAGTTCCATCACCATCTCATGGTTGCCGAGCATTAAGTCAGGTGCTTCCGACATCAATGGGTATCTGATTGAGGTGTTTTCAAGTGATATGGCCAAGGGTTGGACAACGGTACCGTACAAGATCTCGTCCACCAGCTACAATTACTCGCCGGTATCGCCAAACGTTAGTTACATTTTTATCGTACGAGCTGAAAATGACCAAGGACTTGGTATCCCGAGCCTTATGTCGGATCCAGTGACAATTGGACGAGAATTCAATCACGGCGAAGACATCAATCTCAGCGAAGCGCAGGCAACTCTTTCGTCCGGTCAAGTGGTCAATCTCCTCGAGGCTAATGCCACCGATGCTACAAGCGTACGGTTGGTGTGGGAGATTGTTAACGGTCAGTTTGTGGAAGGTTTCTACATCTACTCACGGAAGATAAACTCCAACGGAACGTATCGAACATTGACTGTTCTGCATGGTGGAGGTGCCTCTGCGTGTACCATTAATGGGTTAGAAAAGTTTACGGAGTACGAGTTTTTCCTCGTACCGTTCTTCAAAACGATTCAAGGTCGTCCGTCTAATTCTAGATCTACCTGCACGCTGGAAGATG TTCCGACGGCACCACCAATCAACCTGGAAGCGGTTTTATTGAACACCTCTGCCGTGTACCTTAAGTGGGATCCTCCAAGTAACCACACTATTAACG gaaaattgaaacattatcACATCATCATCCGAGGTTACGACGTTCATAACATATCCAAAGTTCTCACCAACATGACGGTCGATGGAGATGCACCGAAGTTACTGCTAGCTAATCTATCGGCTGGCGTTACTTATTCTGTCAGTATTGCAGCTTCGACTAAAGTCGGCATTGGCCCATACAGTATTCCTTCCATTTTAAGGTTGGATCCACACACTAGACGGCTTGATCATGGGTACACGAG ATACCCAATCAACCACGACTACTCTCACGATATATTGACGCAAACGTGGTTCATTATTCTGCTCGGTTCCATCATTGCCATTATCGTCTTCCTGTTCGGTGCCATCATCATTTTCCGCAGGATACAATTTATGAAGCATAGCTCGTTGAACAATATGCACG GTAATCACGCAATTGGAACTGTTCGTAAATTTCCTACCCTTCCATTGAATCCGAATGGCGTGTGGATCGACCCTGGAGGAGGCGTATGGCGGCAAGCAACTGATATTACTAAGGAAGTCATCACCGATTATGCTCAGGTTTCGGCAGCGCCTACACTACCGCTTCCCGATTATGAACG ACTGTCCCCGCTGAATATGCCTGACTACGCGGAAGTGGCCGGTTGTTCATCATTCAAAAACGATCTGGGACAATCGGACCCATGCTATGACAACTACGGTGCTTATGCGTCGACCACGCTGGTAGGCCGCTCGGTGCAACTGTACGCCCAAAatcaattcgatggcaaaaaTGTCTACTCAGCTCCTACTCTTGCAACGGCCGCCGCAGCGCCCGGTGGATGTCACTACAATAATTTCATaaatcaacaacatcagcagcgcCACCAACAGCAACTGCAAGGCCAGTACGGTCTCCACGGACCGCAGCAGATGCATGCTCAGATACAGTCGCAACCACACCAGCAACAAATAGGAGTGCATGATAAACGGGAGCGAGACGCTAGCGGACGCCCGGTCGGTGGCGGTAGCATGAAAAGCCAGAAAATGAACATCATCGAAAATCGGATGGCCGACATGTTGAACAATTTGAATCAATGCGCGTCGACGGGCCCTACGGCAAGCTACAGCACCGGCGGTGGCATTGGCTCATCGTACGGTGGCTCAACGGTAAGTAATCTCAACAGTGGCAGCCACTGTAGCCTACTTCCGGCGGGCCAACCGATGGCAGCCTCATCGACGCTGACGATGGATGTGATGAACGGTTTGTCTGGGAGTGTTCCAAGCGGCAACGGTAGCGCTGCTGGTGGACCGGGCGGTAGTAGCAGCGTACCCCATACACCGCTTTTTGGCACGATTAAACGAACGACCAAGTACAACAAAATAGGCTACAATAAGGATAATAAACTCAATTTTGGCGATAATGGTCGATCGGTTGAGCAGCCGTTGTTCGTCAAATCGAAGTACGACGGTACCTGGTCGTCCGTGCCGAGCTCAGTCACCACGGCGTCGGCAACCAGCATCAACATGATTAATAATTCGCCatatcaacagcagcagcagcagcagcagcatcatctaCTTCCGCTCCATCCGAACACCAACGGTggccatcagcagcagccttTGACGACAACGGCAGGCCCACCgcccccaccaccacctccgcaGTCCCCAGCAATTCAACAAGCGCCTTCAGTAGTTCATCACTTTCCTTCGGGCCACCATCACCCAGCGTCCGTTTCGTCCTTccatggtggaaaagattccTCCCGATCACCATCGCGCATTTCGCCAACGAAGCACGGCatgcaaacaaataatttagATAATCATCCAATACAGGAGTGCAACAATGGAGCCAGCACAATCACTAATGGGAAGGAAGCCGCTACTGGTTTCATTGGCAACACGCATCATCCGTTGCAGCATCCAAATTATTTAACGGGCAGCACTAAAACGGACAATGTATAA